acatttaaattaCACTATGAGTTTAGATGTTCCTGTTTCAAATAAGTGATGGAACAGATGTTGCTCTCTCATACAATACTTTCCAACAAAATCTAAGCTAAACAAATGTAAACGGCTAGAGGGTTTCCAAAttactttttgtttgtctcgtgtgtgtgtgtgtgtgtgtgtgtgtgtgtgtgtgtggtgagctGTCAGAGCAGATCTGGTGAGAGTGGGCTAATTGGAGTTAATTcaccatctgtctgtgtgagccAGCAGACAGGGTCATTAGCAGAGACAAGTCCAGCCACAGGGGAGGCCGAGAGGGGAATCACCatccctcactttctctccctctgtctttagttttcctttcctccctgtCTACCAAACCCTCTCTCGTTTCTGTCTCCCTATCCTTATGTCTGTTTGACCCCACCTTCCATCCAATGTTTCAGATCCTGTTGTCTAAATTTCTTTCCTATGCACAAAACAGACTTTGAAATATAGATTTAATTCTTTGTTAGACATTCTGACTCTGTTACGTGCCAGAGAGCGCTGGAAATGATAATAATCTGTGTGCAGAGgactctttttttattttagcaattGTTTAGTCAGATCAgcactgccctctgctggccaGATGTGGGTCTGAGACCTGTGCAGAgataaaaagagacagaacaaaatGACTAGTTATTTCCCTGTCCACTACTGAGGGAATAGAGCATCTGCCAGTTGTCAAAAATCTGATGAATCTCCCCCAGTTGAGGTAGATTAACGGAGCCATGATACTCTGCAGAGGAAAGTCACTTCCTTTTCCCTCagtctgcttttcttttcagatttgAAAGAGACATTTTGGTGTCACATGCACCACAGAAAAGAGCAGcttgttaaatgtcaaacatgaaataaaaagatgagttttttcttcatttttgctAGGCTTGTTAGTAAACTAAACGATCTCTCAAGAATTTAAGACAAATtgggaaaatgtaaaataacaataactaTTTCTAAGCATGTACAACATGTAAAAGCTGGGCCCCATGGGCCCCTAGTTTGGGAACCCTGCTTTACACCCACAGAAAGctcaaaaatatacatatattataaTACAGTAAAATTATATACTAAGCTCATGTCCCACGACTGTCAAAACTGGAGTAAACCAGGAGttcctctgtgatcattaactGCATCATGGATTCAGAGCCTTTGTTcacttctcttttcctctctatACTTCCTGTAATCCTCCATTGCCAAgtgtccaaaaataaaaaatattttacatttaccaAGGGGGAGTCTGAGTGGGAAAGTGTGAGTGATAACTAAATGTTGTACTCCCCCCAAAGGTTCTTGTAAAATAACGCTGGATTCTAAACTCAAACCATTAAAGCGCCGtgtgtcctcagagacaagacAGATTGAGTTTTGAGGCCCACCTCAGGCCTGGACAGACCACCCACACACTCCTGGAGATGTACTGTCTAGAGGCTCAATGTCAGCTagagctgctgcacagaaaacaataaagaggaGAGGGCAGGAAATTTCAAGTTTGACAGAGAAATAGTTTTTTAATCTGAGGATTCACTTGGCCCTTCTTATATAGAGGTAATAAGTTCACATTTGCCCTCAGTTCTCCCAGAGCAGGCAGTAACTATCGAGTGCAGACCAGTTGAGTTCCCGTTCTCCACCTCCATGTATTTTTGTTCACCATTCTTTCCTTTGACAATCATAACTATTCATTAACCACACTGTATACACaccaaaaaaagacaaaactaaagAAAAGTAATCATACCATTTTCTTTGATCTTCTTGGTGgttattttttaacagtgtgAATTACAGTCAAGTATTGCCATGCTTACTGATGGAACTCAAAAACAGATCTTCAGAAACACAACAGGCTGCAGCTGTACCAACTATTATCTTGTACTCAACACCTCCACTGTAGTTTTGATGGGGTTTGGTGCTTTGCTCTAAGGCACTGTGACAGAAGTTAATAATGGTAGAAAGAAGGCTCATTTGCTTCAGTGGCAGAGATAAAGTAAATGATGCCTGACACAACATCATTATACAAACTGTATGTGGTATTCACAGtggcacaaacatttacataaagATTAAattgaacaaacagaaacaaatgcagTAATGAATACTTATTACATGTTTGtccattaaaatataaaatatacgGTCTAAATTGTCGAATCTTCCAGTGCACGATACATGATAATTATTTACTCTCTTGCTggtgtcctcctcttcctcatttaAATACAGGAGAATGTTCTGcatttatattcagtttattatccCTATCATAAATCTGGATGGTTTCTGGCTTTGTAGTTTCTTCTGTCATtgatcagtttctgtctgtttgagtACTTGGAAAAGCTCTACAACGAAAAGCTGAGATGAGACCTACGAGGTGTAGTACATCTGGTGAAGTGTTGTGTGAGCTCTGTGGTGGAGAATGACTCAGGGGCCCAGAGCTACACAGGAGCCCTGAAACATGTCAGGAATAGCAGATACTTATTGCATCATTGCCTGGAGTGAGCTGTTGTCAGGGGGCCCAGGATTTCTAGCAATGGCCCTGAAGTCAACAACATTAACTTCTCATTGCTTGTGCCACAAGACACATAGCATGAAAGTTTTAACACCCAAATAAACCAACAAACAGTCTCTCAGCAACAACATAATTACAAGCTTCACAGAAGTAACATTCATTTCAAAGGACAATATATTAtttcacagctgacattttatGGTGTTTACATTCTGTTTATCTCTCATTACTATTAGTGTGTCACCAGTCTAATGTGAGCTCTCAGGACCCAGTGCCGCTCTGCCTCTCTTGTCTCATCCACATTGAACCACTAACAATCACTGTAAAGCACATGCTGTGTATCCTCCCAGCAGCCAGAGGTGACCAGGTCAGTGAACGCCTCACTGCCATAACTCTGGGCCTCCTGCCAGGCCAACAACATTTACACCAAATAGCCAAATAGTGCTCGACACTGAGGCAGGTGACACAGCAGAGTCCTCTGAACAAAGGCAAATCTCTCTGGGTTGATAgtggagcatgtgtgtgtgtgtgtgtgtgtgtgtgtgtgtgtgtgtgttagtatttTTAGTATAAGGATTCAAATAGACTGTTTCCAGCTGCATCTGGAGGATGAGGCAGCCTCTCTGGTCCATGAAAAGCTTCCAACAATAAATATAGTTACATGATTCCTGTTCTCAATCTTCTCCACAGGGCAAAACACTGAGAACACAATTTCTTCCAGAGACATTACTGCactaaaaatatttatgttgCTTATCTTTTGCATGATGCAATATATTatagaggattttttttcatgccaAGATGATAACCGTGTTACATCAGGGATCAATCAATGAAGTATTAGTTGTAACATTAAATACATGTGGTCATCATATATTCTAATCatgcaaaacattttgttttaatattctCAACACATGGGGATATTTACCTGTCACCTGAACCTCTCACAGTGTAGAAGTGTGGAAAATCACACAAATGATGTGGGTGGATGTCCTTTGGGATTTTCATCCCAAATTAGAATGAATATATTAATTTGTAAgctgaaaaacaataacaaaaacaaatagctGAAAATTATTTTCCATATGTCCACTTTTATATGTCATTCTGCTTGTCATTTGTTAGCAAACAGATGCATTAAACACTGtcactttttctgtttattttcttaaaaagaaacaaacaaaaaactaaaacatcaagCAATGTGGAACTAAAGActtttaaaagtattttaaatgGATTGGTTTTGAAATAAGTTGCCACAAAGGATAAGAATATTTAGAGAGGCATGTCTTTGAGTGTCTTTTTCCAGAGCCCCCAAAAGTGAGCAAACACTAGCTCTAATACGAACAGGCCACAGcccttctctctgcttcattaGTAGGTTAGAAAGTAAACTGAAAGTCCTACGTTGTGATTTTAAAGCCTTGACAAAGTAGTGGTCTGAGAACATTATGTCCACTGAACTGAGTAAATGCTGATTATGTTTATGTAAATTATGTTCATTAACTGGTGGTGTTTTCTGTTCTAGGAAATCACATAAGGAACGACTATCTCTAGCTTTGCTTTGCTATCTTTGTTTAGCTGTGAGTTTCTTTTCTGTAGATTTGTTCTTAGTTAAATCAATTGTTAAGTAAATGTTAGGTGAAACTACTGAGCCAGAGTACATTAATtatgccttttttcttttttttacagaatGCCTAACCTACAGTATTGCAAACAACCAAAACATGaatcaaacatacagtattattcAAATGTTTAcctaattaattaataatatatatttaaagcaGCCAAATGTTGTTCTTGACGTTTTTCATTGAAATTATGTCATGGAGGCAGTAACAACAGTAACGATACTTCTTACCTCCAGTAGGAGCCGCTGGTCAGTGTCTGAACCGGCTTTGAGCTGCCAGCGTCGGTTTATTCATCAGTGGAGATCCGGGATGCTCCGACGCTGCTGGAAATGCCTCAGAAGGTAAAGGAGCCTGGCAGTCGCCTTTGTATGAGCAAACAGCTCTGTAGATAAAAGtttctacaaacaaaaaagttCCTGGATACGCTCTGCGATGAGGTGGAGTGAAGAATAAGTTGTTCCGGACAGCTTGGACGAGGAGGTTTTTCGTCTTTGAAGCTCCCAAGTTTAGACATCTAATGCTAACGCTACGCCGACGTTTGCTAATAGCGTTAGCCTAGCTCGCTAGGTAAATAGACTGCCTCTCGGAGTTTCCTGCATCTGCGTCCACGTTGTCAACCCAAGAACTGTGCTGTTAGTAGTCACTTGTATCATCATTTTATTAAGTTTAATAGTAAGCCTCGCTCCTGCGACATGGGTGGATTTTTGTTATCTTTCACACAAAGCTAACTGGCTATAATTAGCCTGTTCGTATGCTAGCTGACGCTAGCTAACGTTGCCGAGCTAGCCAGCAACTTCTGCAGGAGAGTTTCGGCGAGCTAACCACGGCAGTTTTGTCGCCCACAAGCAACCTCTGCTTTTAAAAGCAGTCAGCCTGCAGCCATGTTTGAAATGGAGACGCATATATCGTGCCTTTTCCCGGAGATCCTGGCCATTATTTTCAGTTATCTGGACGTTAAAGACAAAGGGAGAGTAGCCCAAGTGTGCGCGGCCTGGAGAGACGCGTCCTACCACAAGTcggtgtggaggggggtggaaGCCAAGCTCCATCTGCGGCGAGCTAACCCGTCTCTGTTCCCCAGCCTTCAGACTAGAGGCATCAAAAAAGTTCAGATTCTCAGCCTCAGGCGAAGTCTGAGCTACGTGATTCAGGGGATGCCGCACATCGAAAGCCTTAACCTGTGTGGGTGCTTCAACCTCACAGACAACGGACTCGGACATGCCTTTGTGCAGGACATCCCATCACTGCGGGTGCTGAACCTCAGTCTTTGTAAACAGATCACTGACTCCAGCCTGGGCAGGATTGCCCAGTACCTCAAAAACCTGGAGGTGCTTGAACTCGGGGGATGCAGCAATATCACCAACACAGGCCTGTTGCTCATTGCCTGGGGCTTGCACAGACTCAAGAGCCTTAACCTGCGCAGCTGCAGGCATGTGTCCGATGTGGGCATCGGTCACCTGTCTGGCATGACCCGCAGTGCTGCGGAGGGCTGTCTGTCTCTGGAGAAGTTAACCTTGCAGGACTGCCAGAAGCTGACAGATCTTTCTCTCAAACATGTCTCAAAGGGCCTAAACAAGCTCAAAGTGCTGAACCTCAGTTTCTGCGGAGGGATATCCGATGCAGGGATGATCCACCTGTCACATATGACCCACCTGTGCAGCCTCAACCTGCGGTCCTGTGATAACATCAGTGACACCGGGATAATGCATCTGGCCATGGGCTCTCTACGGCTGTCTGGACTTGATGTCTCCTTCTGTGATAAGATCGGGGACCAGAGCCTGGCATACATCGCCCAGGGCTTGTATCAGCTCAAgtccctctctctttgctccTGCCACATCAGTGATGATGGCATTAACAGGATGGTACGCCAGATGCACGAACTAAAGACGCTCAACATTGGACAGTGTGTGAGAATCACGGACAAAGGGTTGGAGTTGATAGCTGACCACCTGACCCAGCTGACAGGGATTGATCTGTACGGTTGTACGAAGATCACCAAGAGGGGTCTGGAGAGGATAACACAGCTCCCGTGCCTTAAAGTGTTGAACCTGGGACTGTGGCAGATgactgagagtgagagagtgaggtGAAAGCTCTCCTGTTTAGTATACATGTGTTTCATTGTGTATAGTGCTCAGTTTCTTAATTTTACCTTCTATACTGTGACTAAAAACAAGGAGAGGGACTCAGCATTGATCACTGGAATATTGTTCACCTCCGCTGCAATATATCCACTCTTACTCTGACTTTTAGTTTTGTGCTCTCTTTTGAGGTGCATTGTCTAATCTCAGCCAGTGTACAGTTCTTACTATCTAGCTACCTCACCCATCAAACACAGGAGTGCCTACTGTCGCTGAATACTAAACTACATTGCATATTTTTGTGACTCACATACCAGTGGAGATTTTGATATTGAAGAAAAATCTCATTGCAGAATAATAGGTAGGCATTTAACTCTTAACACAAAGGCTGGAGAACCTTGGATTGAAGTtttgatagatttttttttcttgtttgatgatttttttttacttgtgtaaccaatattttttgtattgaaTGACTGTTGACAAAATTGTACTTCAAATTGAAGTGGGCGGATCACTcctgtcttgtgtttgtttacctaTGTATAGTTGGCTATGTTTCATATTCCTGAGGAAATAAGTATGTATCAGATGTGCTACTCTGTCAACGGTTCATCAACACGACTACAGTAAGGCGTAGTAATTAACAGCTGCCAAGGCTTTATGCAATACCTAAAACTGTTCATCAGTGGTTTTTCTCCTGAGGAGCTTCCAACGATAGTGTCAGagtatttgtttaaaaaaagcagtaatttaagattgttttatattcatacaGTAGTGATATTTATGAATAAAGATGGCAAATATGTTTCAAtcttgtttgggttttttgtattatttgtaaCTGTTTTACAAACTGTTATGTCTGTTAGGGTTTTGCGGTTCAGTGCACCATTTTGAAATATCTAAGCCTTAACAGCCAGGTTTTTAATGCGTATGCTGCACATGATTATCAGGAGAGTGTCTTTAGATTTCTTACATTAAGTATCTCAGAAAGCTGCCACTAAATGAAATCTAGAGTGAATTATGTATTTAAGACTGAGATTATCATCTTAATGAGTTCACAGGTAATACCAATTATTAATAGCTCGTATTTTACCAGTTCGTGCAGCTGAAACCGATGTATTTATACACGGAAAGTGCCTATTGAATCCCACAAGCATTAGTAAAGACTTCAATAGACTGCTGTGTCCCAGCACCTGGATCCAAAGCCACATTTGGCAagtttgctctctttctttgtcttttcttacaCACTCTAGACTATAACACATGTTCTCAATAGGTTTATGAGGACTTAGGGCTCTGACTATTGCACTGATGAATGCTCTGACGTCTCTGCTGCAGACATTTTCTGCCTTGTAGGCACACTTTTCTGAGGTCCGTGTGTTGATGTTCCATTTTCCAAATAAGTTTTCATCTTGAGATTGAAAGTTTGTATTCCTgacagctgaaaacacatttatgccaacctgttctggagctttcaacagGCATCAAAGGGCTCAGAAAAAACTTTGTGACAAAGTGACTTTGTATTCTTCATATAGTATTTGGAGCTGTTGCCCTCAAATTTACACTGAAtacaggtaaaatcaatgtctgtAAGTGTTTGATACTATGAGCTCCAGGAGTGTAGCTGATGCTGGCCTCTGACCTGGTGAGCAAAAATATATCTTTTTGAGGAGTTTAATGATAACATGGCAAATGTGCAAGTCTGTGGCCAAGTCATGAGTGTAGAATT
Above is a window of Lates calcarifer isolate ASB-BC8 linkage group LG10, TLL_Latcal_v3, whole genome shotgun sequence DNA encoding:
- the LOC108875259 gene encoding F-box/LRR-repeat protein 14; its protein translation is MFEMETHISCLFPEILAIIFSYLDVKDKGRVAQVCAAWRDASYHKSVWRGVEAKLHLRRANPSLFPSLQTRGIKKVQILSLRRSLSYVIQGMPHIESLNLCGCFNLTDNGLGHAFVQDIPSLRVLNLSLCKQITDSSLGRIAQYLKNLEVLELGGCSNITNTGLLLIAWGLHRLKSLNLRSCRHVSDVGIGHLSGMTRSAAEGCLSLEKLTLQDCQKLTDLSLKHVSKGLNKLKVLNLSFCGGISDAGMIHLSHMTHLCSLNLRSCDNISDTGIMHLAMGSLRLSGLDVSFCDKIGDQSLAYIAQGLYQLKSLSLCSCHISDDGINRMVRQMHELKTLNIGQCVRITDKGLELIADHLTQLTGIDLYGCTKITKRGLERITQLPCLKVLNLGLWQMTESERVR